One Marinitoga sp. 1197 genomic window, CGAAATAGGCATATTTGCAATAATTGAATTTATTGCATCATATTGATTAATCATTTATTTCACCTTTACCTTTAAGATTTTTTGATGTGCCAACAATAATAAACATACCATCTTTTAACAATTCCGGTGATTTTATATTATTAATCTTCAACAAATAATCTATAGAAACACCAAAAATCCTTGAAATACTATATAATGTATCTCCATTTTTTACTTTATAATAAATATAATTATCTTCTTTTAACACTTCTTTATAAAATTTTTCAAATACTGAATCATCTAAAGAATATATTTCTCTTGGAAATGTATCTTTTATAACAAATGAAAAATTATTCAAATTTAAATTCGTACTTTCTTGGCTAATTTTCACACCATGAAGAGAAATATTTTTGTATAAAATTAATATAGAAATATTAGCATTTTTTATTTCTTCATTATATTTCTTTATTATGCTATTTGAACCGTACACAGTAAAATCGTTATTTGAATAATCTTCTTTTCTTTCAATTAATCCCAATACAAAAATCTCATTATTTTTATATAAATATTTTGTGTAGGGTAAATAACAAAAATCTTTTTTAAATTCTAAATTAGCAAGTAAAAATGGCATGTTTACGTCAAAAAGCCCTTTATTTAACGAAATTTCTAAAAGGGGTTTGTATGCAGGAATTTCATAATATCCTTTTCCGCTTTTGGAAAAATTTATTGAAAACATTATAATATTATGTATTAAGAGTATAAAAATTATTACTTTTTTCATATAATCCCTCCTGAGCTCTATCAGGATAATTATATCATAAAATAATTAAATTTCATTATATATGTCAATAAAAATATATTCTAAATTAAATTCTTTTTCCAATAATTTTGCAATGGATTTTACTCCAAATGTTTCTGTTGAATAATGCCCAGCATTTATATAATTTATCCCCATTTCTTTTGAAATATTTCTAATATGTTCCTTCACCTCTCCAGTTATATATGTATCAACTTTACCTTCAAGTAACTCTAAAGCATAAGAACCCCCACCTGATATAATAGCAACTTTTTTAACATAACTTTTATTTCTATATATTAATAAATCATCACGTTCAAATACATTTTTCAATTTTTTTTCAAATACATCAAATTCTACTGCTTTATTATATTCACAAATAAAACCCACATCAATAGATTCTAATATTTTCAAATCAAGTTTCTTAGCGATCTGTGCATTATTTCCATATTCAGGATGTGCATCAAGTGGTAAATGATATCCCATCAAAGTTAAATTATTTTTAATCAGTGGTGATATCCTGTTTTTCAAATATCCACGTATTTTGAAAAAACCTTTTCCAAAAATTCCATGATGAACCAATAACATATCTGCATTAATTTTTAATGCTTCATCTAAAAACTCCTTATTAAAAGATACTCCAATGGCTACCTTATTCACTTCATGTTTTCCTTCAATCTGTATTCCATTAAAACAAAAATCATTAAATTTATCAATTTCTAAAAGATTATTTAAATAATTTTCTATATCAAAAATATTTGCCATATTTACACCTCCATATTAATTATAACAAAAATGTCTAATAAACAAAAATAACGAGGCCCAGAAAAGGGCCTCTAACTTATAATTAATAAGATTACTTTTTAAATAACTGCTAATTCTGTTTCCTTATCAAATACATGCATTGTTTCCATTTCTAAAATTAGTTCTACCTCTGTATCTTCTTTAGCTTTTGTAGTTGGATCAACTTTAGCAACCAACGATTGACCTGCTATATTTACATGCAACAATGTTTCACTACCTAATGGTTCTGCAACATCTACAACACCTTTTATAACATCATTAGTATGTTCTCCTTTATATATAGATTTATCATGAATATTTTCCGGTCTAATACCAAAAATAACATCTTTGTCTACATAAGACTCCAATTTTTCTTCAAATTGTTTTGGTACTTTCACTTTAAAGCCGTTTGATGTTATCCATAATCCACCTTCTCCTCTGATTACACTTGCTTCCAAGAAATTCATAGGAGGTGTTCCTATAAATCCTGCAACAAATTTATTTGTTGGTTTGAAGTATACATCATATGGAGAGCCAATTTGTTGAATTACACCATCTTTCATAATAACGATTTTATCAGCCATAGTCATAGCTTCAACTTGGTCATGTGTAACATAAACAATTGTTGCATTTAATCTATGATGTAATTTTTTCAACTCACTTCTCATCTGAACCCTTAATTTAGCATCTAAGTTTGATAAAGGTTCATCAAATAAAAACACTTTTGGGTCTCTGACTATAGCTCTACCAACTGCTACCCTTTGCCTTTGACCACCAGATAATTGCTTTGGTTTCCTGTCTAATAAATGTGCAATATCTAAAATTTTAGCTGCATTTTTAACCCTTGCATCTATTTCATCTTTAGGAAATTTTCTTAATTTCAATCCAAATGCCATATTATCATATACTGTCATATGAGGATAAAGAGCATAATTCTGGAAAACAAAAGCAATGTCTCTATCTTTTGGTTCAACATCGTTAACTACTTTACCATCAATAATTAATTTTCCATTTGTAATCTCTTCTAAACCAGCAATCATCCTTAAAGTCGTAGTTTTACCACAACCAGATGGCCCCAATAATACGCAAAATTCTTTGTCTTCAATTGTAAAACTTGCATTTTTTACAGCATGAAAACCATTAGGGTAAATTTTATCAATATTTTCTAATACAACCTGTGCCATTTAAAACACCTCCATATTATTCATATAAACTATTATTCATCTAAACTTTCAATCTCTTTAAATAAATCTTTTATTTCATTATATTTACCAGGTTCTCCAATCTCCATTAAATATAAATCTCTTATTTCATCAATAAAATTCATTAACTTTTTAAATCGTTCAAAATCAATCAAAACAAATTCTGGTTTCCCGTTTTTGGTTATTACTACAAAATTTTTTTTTGATTCTTCTGCAGCTTTAGAAAATTTGGCTTTCGCTTCCGCAATACTATAAAATTTCAAATTTTCAATATCCATAAAAAACCCCCTTGACTATAATTATAGTCATATTAACAAAAATCAAAAAATTCATATTCAAAAGATTATACATATATATTAGCAAATATTTGTTATTAAATGTAAAATTCTAAATTTTTCTTATTTTTTCAAATTATCAAAAAAGCTTATATGAAATATAGCATTAATTTTATTTTTAGATATTAAGATAAAAAAAGGATTGCATCTGCAATCCTATATATCTATACCAAAATTATAATGTTTTTTTATATCTTCAAGTATTTCCCAAGTACATGAAAGTCCTTTTTTAAATCTAACCAAATCTCCCTTTTCAATAGTATAATCACCATTTTTAGTATGAACTATAACCTTTCCCTTTAAAATATAACAAACTTCAGAATCATCATAATACCAATCAAAGGTAGAAATCTCTTTTTCCCATATAGGCCATTTTTCTACATTTAATTTTTCAAGTAAAGATTTTTCTGGATTTTTAACAATTTTAATATCTGGATCATTTTCTAAAAATGCACTCATTGGATTTCTAAAACCTCCTTCAGTACTTAAAATTGCTTCTCCTATAAGTTGAAAATAAAATTCAACATCTTTTTTATTAAAATTTCTATAAAGAAAAACTTCCAGAGAGCTAAAATCCGCCTCTGGATTTTTTTCAAAAAATTCGTCTACAGCTTTTATAATTTCATCCATAACATATCACCTAAATCTGCATTCTCATAATTTCTTTATAAGCCTGAACTATTTTATTAGTTACTTCTGTTGTTAATTTTAACGATAAAGATGCTTTTTCAGCAGAAATAATAACATTATGAATATTATCTATTTTTCCTGCTGCATAATCTGCACTCATTTGTTCGGAAATTTTCTGAGTTTTATTTACATCTTCAATAGCATTTCTTAAAATGTCAGCAAAATTCAAATTTTTTGAAGATGTATTATTACTTTTTTGCGTCCTTGCTATATTATTAATTCCATTTATTCCTGATACTCCTGGTATTTTTTCTATCATCTATTACACCTCCTAAGCTCCACGGCCTATAGATAATGCCGAATTAAACATTGTTTTTGCAGAATTTATAACAGCAACATTAGCCTCATACGCCCTCTGGGCACCAATTAAATCGACCATTTCCCTCAAAGGATTAACATTTGGATATTTTACATATCCATTTTCATCTGCATCAGGGTGACCTGGATCATACACTAATCTAAAAGGACTATTATCTTCCTTTAAATTTGAAACTCTTACTCCAGATAATTGTTCATCTCTTTTAGTCCTATTTTTGTTTAAAACTTCTTTAAATGTTACTATTTTTCTTCTATACGGCCCGCCATTTTCTGTTCTTGTAGTATTTGCATTTGCAAGATTATTAGATATTACTTCTGATCTGAACCTTTCAGCTGTCATACCACTTGCGGCAATATCCATTATTCTAAAAGTATTGATATTCATTTTTATCTAATTCCTCCTATAGCAGTTTTATAATCAGAAAATCTATAATTAATTAGTTTAGTTAAAGCATTGTATTGTAATGTATTCTCCATCATTTTAACCATTTCAACATCAATATCAACGTTATTACCATCTTCTCTATTTGAACGCGAGTTATCTTCAATAATCTTATAATTCACCTCATTAACAGACGGTATATTTTTTATATGTTTTCCATTATTTGTTTTTAATTTAATCTCATCAGTATCCCCTAAAGCTTTTTTTAATTCTTCTTCAAAAGATACTTCTTTTCTTTTGTATCCCGGTGTGTTATAATTAGCTATATTATGAGAATATATTTTTTGTCTTGTTTCAACAGCATCTAATGCTTTTGGTATAA contains:
- the flgC gene encoding flagellar basal body rod protein FlgC; the protein is MNTFRIMDIAASGMTAERFRSEVISNNLANANTTRTENGGPYRRKIVTFKEVLNKNRTKRDEQLSGVRVSNLKEDNSPFRLVYDPGHPDADENGYVKYPNVNPLREMVDLIGAQRAYEANVAVINSAKTMFNSALSIGRGA
- a CDS encoding cupin domain-containing protein — encoded protein: MSAFLENDPDIKIVKNPEKSLLEKLNVEKWPIWEKEISTFDWYYDDSEVCYILKGKVIVHTKNGDYTIEKGDLVRFKKGLSCTWEILEDIKKHYNFGIDI
- a CDS encoding Nif3-like dinuclear metal center hexameric protein encodes the protein MANIFDIENYLNNLLEIDKFNDFCFNGIQIEGKHEVNKVAIGVSFNKEFLDEALKINADMLLVHHGIFGKGFFKIRGYLKNRISPLIKNNLTLMGYHLPLDAHPEYGNNAQIAKKLDLKILESIDVGFICEYNKAVEFDVFEKKLKNVFERDDLLIYRNKSYVKKVAIISGGGSYALELLEGKVDTYITGEVKEHIRNISKEMGINYINAGHYSTETFGVKSIAKLLEKEFNLEYIFIDIYNEI
- a CDS encoding ABC transporter ATP-binding protein; translated protein: MAQVVLENIDKIYPNGFHAVKNASFTIEDKEFCVLLGPSGCGKTTTLRMIAGLEEITNGKLIIDGKVVNDVEPKDRDIAFVFQNYALYPHMTVYDNMAFGLKLRKFPKDEIDARVKNAAKILDIAHLLDRKPKQLSGGQRQRVAVGRAIVRDPKVFLFDEPLSNLDAKLRVQMRSELKKLHHRLNATIVYVTHDQVEAMTMADKIVIMKDGVIQQIGSPYDVYFKPTNKFVAGFIGTPPMNFLEASVIRGEGGLWITSNGFKVKVPKQFEEKLESYVDKDVIFGIRPENIHDKSIYKGEHTNDVIKGVVDVAEPLGSETLLHVNIAGQSLVAKVDPTTKAKEDTEVELILEMETMHVFDKETELAVI
- a CDS encoding type II toxin-antitoxin system Phd/YefM family antitoxin; translation: MDIENLKFYSIAEAKAKFSKAAEESKKNFVVITKNGKPEFVLIDFERFKKLMNFIDEIRDLYLMEIGEPGKYNEIKDLFKEIESLDE
- a CDS encoding LysM peptidoglycan-binding domain-containing protein; the encoded protein is MKKVIIFILLIHNIIMFSINFSKSGKGYYEIPAYKPLLEISLNKGLFDVNMPFLLANLEFKKDFCYLPYTKYLYKNNEIFVLGLIERKEDYSNNDFTVYGSNSIIKKYNEEIKNANISILILYKNISLHGVKISQESTNLNLNNFSFVIKDTFPREIYSLDDSVFEKFYKEVLKEDNYIYYKVKNGDTLYSISRIFGVSIDYLLKINNIKSPELLKDGMFIIVGTSKNLKGKGEIND
- the flgB gene encoding flagellar basal body rod protein FlgB, which gives rise to MFYKDLAINIIPKALDAVETRQKIYSHNIANYNTPGYKRKEVSFEEELKKALGDTDEIKLKTNNGKHIKNIPSVNEVNYKIIEDNSRSNREDGNNVDIDVEMVKMMENTLQYNALTKLINYRFSDYKTAIGGIR
- the fliE gene encoding flagellar hook-basal body complex protein FliE gives rise to the protein MIEKIPGVSGINGINNIARTQKSNNTSSKNLNFADILRNAIEDVNKTQKISEQMSADYAAGKIDNIHNVIISAEKASLSLKLTTEVTNKIVQAYKEIMRMQI